A region of the Plectropomus leopardus isolate mb unplaced genomic scaffold, YSFRI_Pleo_2.0 unplaced_scaffold7142, whole genome shotgun sequence genome:
atttaggacacatgcatcaacacacacacagttatcacaacaggaagcagaataaaaagtgcgtaaaatgcacCTAACTgtctctaaagggttaatgactcATCCTTGATTATAATGGTTTGTGAGGTAGCATCAAggtcccaaaaaacagaaaacagagctaATTTAGTATAAACGAGGTCAGAGCAGGGTCACCAAAAACAAGGATTTTCTGTTATGTTCAGTTacatttaaaacctttaaattcATTAACGTCACCTCTATCACAGAGCAGGACGCCCTGGGACCGTCTCCTCACAGTGAGTACAGACTAACAGGACTTTGTGGCCCCTACCTTGAGTACAAAGGTGCGCTCAGGGGTCTTGATGTGGAAGGTGCCCTTCTCGGCCTTCAGCGGGTAGGTGAAGGTGGCGCTGCAGAGCTCCACCCGGCCCAGCGGCGTCACGTCCTGTGGCGTGCGGTAGTAGAACAGCTGGTTCCTCTTCTCCTCGTAGGTGAACCAGCGCTGCTTCCAGGCCCTCAGGGGCCCCCCCTGCTTCAGCAGGAAGCCACACAGTTTGGGTTCACCTGAGGAAGAAACCAGAGGGCGGGGCCACACCTGGTCCCTGAATGCCTCCATGGTGGGAGGCGGAGTCTGGACCGACGGAGTCTGGATGGACAAAGTCTGGGTCCTGGCTTCAGGCAGATGAATAATCAAAGGCTGAACCTGAGGAGCAGACTGAGGAGCCTGCTGGGAGttcaggtgaggaggaggaggatcatGGTGGTTCTGCTGGTTTTTGGATTGAGAGTCGTGGCGCTCAAGCTCCTTCTGGTTTTGTTTGTCGCAGGTTGGCGTTGAAACAGGTAACTCCttcaggggaggaggagggtccTCCTCAGGTCTCTCCTGGGTTTGGTGGTTCTGAGAGTCATTTggtttttgttcacattttggacaaaaaaagtcttgctGTGTCTTCTGATCTGTGTGAGGAGGATTTGGTTTTTGTGGACCTGGTCTAGTTGAAGGAGGCTGATCTGGTTCTGGTTGACTTTTTGGAGGAGGACTGTGTTTTgttatctgtttttctgttagtTTTTGTCGCTCTACAGGTAGAAGATCTGGTTTCAGCTGATCTGGTTTAGTTGGAGAACTCAGATGTTTCTCTGCAGGACTCTGCCGTTTCTCAGTGGGATGCTGGTTTTTCTTTGCAGGGCTCTGTTTTTTCACTGCAGAACTCTGTCGGGTTTCTGTAGGACTCTGGTAGGTCTCTGGAGGATTTCGGTGGCTCTTTGCAAGACTCTGGTGTTTTGTTCCAGGACTCTGGTGTTTCTCTGCAagatttttgtgtgtctgtacagGACTCTGTTTTTTGGCTGCAGAACTTTGGTGGGTCCCTTCAGGACACTTTGGGGTATCTGCAGGACTCTGTGGGATCTCCTCAGGACAGTTTTGGGACTCTTCAGGACTCTGGTAGATCTCAGGACTCTTTGAGGTCTCTTCGGGACTCTGTTGGATCTCTGTAGGACTCTGCTGGGTCTTGTCAAGACTCTTTGAGGTGTCTGCA
Encoded here:
- the LOC121940020 gene encoding muscle M-line assembly protein unc-89-like encodes the protein MDGSSSAGNPSAASSRRLPVCADDLTLHPADWISASDEDQQHTRDPVSLRPETREDQSPEQGPAETSQSPAETSQSPEETPKSPEETPKSPEETSKSPEKTSKCPEETQKSPADTSKSLDKTQQSPTEIQQSPEETSKSPEIYQSPEESQNCPEEIPQSPADTPKCPEGTHQSSAAKKQSPVQTHKNLAEKHQSPGTKHQSLAKSHRNPPETYQSPTETRQSSAVKKQSPAKKNQHPTEKRQSPAEKHLSSPTKPDQLKPDLLPVERQKLTEKQITKHSPPPKSQPEPDQPPSTRPGPQKPNPPHTDQKTQQDFFCPKCEQKPNDSQNHQTQERPEEDPPPPLKELPVSTPTCDKQNQKELERHDSQSKNQQNHHDPPPPHLNSQQAPQSAPQVQPLIIHLPEARTQTLSIQTPSVQTPPPTMEAFRDQVWPRPLVSSSGEPKLCGFLLKQGGPLRAWKQRWFTYEEKRNQLFYYRTPQDVTPLGRVELCSATFTYPLKAEKGTFHIKTPERTFVLKVGATKSC